The proteins below come from a single Esox lucius isolate fEsoLuc1 chromosome 7, fEsoLuc1.pri, whole genome shotgun sequence genomic window:
- the LOC109615948 gene encoding uncharacterized protein LOC109615948, which yields MSKGNTKCDAGQTEAGVQTESKTWTLATTVVAIGLLMIPVWEGADVEAGAVVVSGLVSGLVSGVASVFFLWLAPMVVSWLRSMEVSRRVSTAILWFGQAVKQAVYFFLKWVWQGFESVSDKVSEFGLAPGLVSGLVSWVISWLGLVPGVEVVSGVVSRVLPGVVFLLGLLPDVSNLLPGFVSGLVTGLVSGLMPGGVSGGVSVLMLGAYAGGVSGLVSGGMSGLLSGLKSGLGALAGGMSGLLSGLMSGLGALAGGVTGSVTGLMSGLMSVVWAGLNAVTVGVSLMMLWLMMILWCVSLLSGLLLVILLGAAMTVAVKMGILIPPHTTDNVALKITGLMTHFEGMNVSGRVLFLVLCMCMVLLGVAALRASGIWGVALILGGMVVGLWVH from the coding sequence ATGTCGAAAGGAAACACCAAATGTGATGCAGGACAGACTGAGGCCGGGGTCCAGACGGAGTCAAAGACATGGACTTTGGCCACAACAGTGGTAGCTATAGGGTTACTGATGATACCTGTATGGGAAGGGGCGGATGTGGAAGCTGGGGCAGTGGTGGTATCAGGGCTGGTGTCGGGGTTGGTGTCAGGAGTAGCTTCAGTGTTCTTTTTATGGCTAGCGCCAATGGTAGTGTCGTGGTTACGCTCCATGGAAGTTTCAAGGAGGGTGTCAACGGCTATTTTATGGTTTGGCCAAGCAGTGAAACAggcagtttatttttttctaaagtgGGTTTGGCAGGGATTTGAGTCAGTGTCAGACAAAGTGTCCGAATTTGGGCTTGCGCCTGGATTAGTGTCTGGTTTGGTGTCATGGGTAATCTCATGGTTAGGGCTAGTTCCAGGGGTTGAGGTCGTGTCAGGGGTCGTGTCAAGGGTTTTGCCAGGGGTTGTATTCTTGTTAGGACTCCTGCCAGATGTATCAAATCTACTGCCAGGTTTTGTGTCAGGATTAGTGACAGGTTTAGTGTCAGGGTTAATGCCAGGGGGAGTGTCAGGGGGAGTGTCAGTGTTAATGTTAGGGGCTTATGCAGGGGGAGTGTCGGGTTTAGTGTCAGGGGGAATGTCTGGCTTATTGTCAGGACTGAAGTCAGGGTTAGGGGCTCTTGCAGGAGGAATGTCAGGTTTATTGTCAGGGTTAATGTCAGGGTTAGGGGCTCTTGCAGGGGGAGTGACAGGTTCAGTTACAGGGTTAATGTCAGGGTTAATGTCAGTGGTGTGGGCAGGGTTAAATGCAGTGACAGTTGGCGTGTCACTgatgatgttatggctgatgatGATTTTATGGTGTGTATCATTACTGTCTGGGCTGCTGTTAGTAATATTGCTGGGTGCAGCAATGACAGTGGCAGTGAAAATGGGAATACTCATTCCACCCCATACTACGGATAACGTTGCCTTAAAAATAACAGGTCTAATGACACACTTTGAGGGAATGAATGTGTCAGGAAGAGTGTTGTTTTTGGTCCTGTGCATGTGTATGGTATTGTTAGGGGTAGCAGCTTTGAGAGCCTCAGGAATTTGGGGCGTGGCCTTGATATTAGGAGGGATGGTAGTGGGCTTATGGGTACACTAG